A genomic stretch from Schistosoma haematobium chromosome 4, whole genome shotgun sequence includes:
- the PGGT1B_1 gene encoding Geranylgeranyl transferase type-1 subunit beta, variant 3 (EggNog:ENOG410VA3S~COG:O) yields the protein MVYSALSTLLLLGDNLSRVDRRGTLAGLSAMQCSDEPGLFKAGDICGERDMRFVFSAVASCYILNGLDSINCENVADFVAKCQTYQGGFANLPFLEAHAGATYCAVASLSLIGKLESVIPSGSKSRELLIKWLLNLQEEGFHGRVGKPDDTCYTFWVCASLKIHFILTFLFLAYHVYVQVTI from the exons ATGGTTTATTCAGCTCTTTCCACGTTGTTGTTACTTGGTGATAACTTATCTCGTGTAGACAGACGCGGAACTCTGGCTGGATTATCGGCTATGCAGTGCTCAGATGAGCCTGGCTTGTTCAAAGCAGGAGATATATGTGGGGAACGCGACATGCGTTTCGTATTTTCTGCAGTTGCCAGCTGTTATATTTTGAATGGACTAGATTCTATCAATTGTGAAAACGTTGCTGATTTCGTCGCAAAATGCCAG ACTTACCAAGGTGGATTCGCTAATTTGCCGTTTTTGGAAGCACATGCTGGAGCTACTTACTGTGCAGTAGCTAGTTTGTCTCTTATAGGTAAATTAGAATCCGTTATCCCATCTGGATCCAAGTCGCGAGAACTGTTGATTAAATGGCTATTGAACTTACAAGAAGAAGGATTTCATGGGCGTGTTGGTAAACCAGATGATACATGTTACACATTTTGGGTCTGTGCTAGTCTTAAG ATCCACTTCATACTTACCTTTCTCTTTCTGGCTTATCATGTTTATGTGCAAGTGACAATTTAA
- the PGGT1B_1 gene encoding Geranylgeranyl transferase type-1 subunit beta, variant 2 (EggNog:ENOG410VA3S~COG:O), protein MVYSALSTLLLLGDNLSRVDRRGTLAGLSAMQCSDEPGLFKAGDICGERDMRFVFSAVASCYILNGLDSINCENVADFVAKCQTYQGGFANLPFLEAHAGATYCAVASLSLIGKLESVIPSGSKSRELLIKWLLNLQEEGFHGRVGKPDDTCYTFWVCASLKILNCHHLVDKNSAVRFETRCWNDVIGAFTKTPDQFCTPDPLHTYLSLSGLSCLCASDNLKTGNDVKSMDSESYVYRNLQELLNSDRLLTVYPELNIPERYHQRLKQIHLKWSKK, encoded by the exons ATGGTTTATTCAGCTCTTTCCACGTTGTTGTTACTTGGTGATAACTTATCTCGTGTAGACAGACGCGGAACTCTGGCTGGATTATCGGCTATGCAGTGCTCAGATGAGCCTGGCTTGTTCAAAGCAGGAGATATATGTGGGGAACGCGACATGCGTTTCGTATTTTCTGCAGTTGCCAGCTGTTATATTTTGAATGGACTAGATTCTATCAATTGTGAAAACGTTGCTGATTTCGTCGCAAAATGCCAG ACTTACCAAGGTGGATTCGCTAATTTGCCGTTTTTGGAAGCACATGCTGGAGCTACTTACTGTGCAGTAGCTAGTTTGTCTCTTATAGGTAAATTAGAATCCGTTATCCCATCTGGATCCAAGTCGCGAGAACTGTTGATTAAATGGCTATTGAACTTACAAGAAGAAGGATTTCATGGGCGTGTTGGTAAACCAGATGATACATGTTACACATTTTGGGTCTGTGCTAGTCTTAAG ATACTAAACTGTCACCATCTGGTCGATAAGAACTCAGCTGTTCGTTTTGAAACAAGATGTTGGAATGATGTTATTGGGGCATTCACAAAGACTCCTGACCAGTTTTGTACCCCAG ATCCACTTCATACTTACCTTTCTCTTTCTGGCTTATCATGTTTATGTGCAAGTGACAATTTAAAAACTGGGAACGATGTAAAATCAATGGATTCAGAATCATACGTGTATCGTAACTTACAAGAATTACTAAATTCAGACAGACTTCTTACTGTTTATCCAGAGTTAAATATTCCTGAAAGATACCATCAACGTTTGAAACAGATTCATTTGAAGTGGAGTAAAAAATAA
- the PGGT1B_1 gene encoding Geranylgeranyl transferase type-1 subunit beta (EggNog:ENOG410VA3S~COG:O): MVCDSDNKVLQKLQIYFKRCTGILPYSMVSLDSSRIVVLFFASGGLALLDALDSVDKNEIIEFIYSHQILSTDIQDNKGGFRGSNLIGCSSDPEEAKLVRSKYDGSHVTMVYSALSTLLLLGDNLSRVDRRGTLAGLSAMQCSDEPGLFKAGDICGERDMRFVFSAVASCYILNGLDSINCENVADFVAKCQTYQGGFANLPFLEAHAGATYCAVASLSLIGKLESVIPSGSKSRELLIKWLLNLQEEGFHGRVGKPDDTCYTFWVCASLKILNCHHLVDKNSAVRFETRCWNDVIGAFTKTPDQFCTPDPLHTYLSLSGLSCLCASDNLKTGNDVKSMDSESYVYRNLQELLNSDRLLTVYPELNIPERYHQRLKQIHLKWSKK; the protein is encoded by the exons ATGGTCTGCGATTCCGATAATAAAGTGCTGCAAAAGCTGCAGATTTACTTCAAGAGATGCACTGGAATACTTCCTTATTCTATGGTTTCTCTTGACTCATCTAG aattgttgttttatttttcgcATCCGGTGGCTTAGCTCTTTTAGATGCATTGGACAGTGTGGATAAGAATGAAATCATAGAGTTTATATACTCTCACCAAATATTGTCAACTG ATATTCAAGACAACAAGGGGGGTTTCAGAGGTTCAAATCTCATCGGTTGTTCTTCAGATCCTGAAGAA GCTAAGTTGGTCCGttcgaagtatgacggaagccacgTAACAATGGTTTATTCAGCTCTTTCCACGTTGTTGTTACTTGGTGATAACTTATCTCGTGTAGACAGACGCGGAACTCTGGCTGGATTATCGGCTATGCAGTGCTCAGATGAGCCTGGCTTGTTCAAAGCAGGAGATATATGTGGGGAACGCGACATGCGTTTCGTATTTTCTGCAGTTGCCAGCTGTTATATTTTGAATGGACTAGATTCTATCAATTGTGAAAACGTTGCTGATTTCGTCGCAAAATGCCAG ACTTACCAAGGTGGATTCGCTAATTTGCCGTTTTTGGAAGCACATGCTGGAGCTACTTACTGTGCAGTAGCTAGTTTGTCTCTTATAGGTAAATTAGAATCCGTTATCCCATCTGGATCCAAGTCGCGAGAACTGTTGATTAAATGGCTATTGAACTTACAAGAAGAAGGATTTCATGGGCGTGTTGGTAAACCAGATGATACATGTTACACATTTTGGGTCTGTGCTAGTCTTAAG ATACTAAACTGTCACCATCTGGTCGATAAGAACTCAGCTGTTCGTTTTGAAACAAGATGTTGGAATGATGTTATTGGGGCATTCACAAAGACTCCTGACCAGTTTTGTACCCCAG ATCCACTTCATACTTACCTTTCTCTTTCTGGCTTATCATGTTTATGTGCAAGTGACAATTTAAAAACTGGGAACGATGTAAAATCAATGGATTCAGAATCATACGTGTATCGTAACTTACAAGAATTACTAAATTCAGACAGACTTCTTACTGTTTATCCAGAGTTAAATATTCCTGAAAGATACCATCAACGTTTGAAACAGATTCATTTGAAGTGGAGTAAAAAATAA